In Bactrocera neohumeralis isolate Rockhampton chromosome 5, APGP_CSIRO_Bneo_wtdbg2-racon-allhic-juicebox.fasta_v2, whole genome shotgun sequence, the genomic window gcttggagcggtctttcccgatcctgatggagcttttggtgttgctcaacgtcagtttacacagcagtattagttttgcggggataccaaattcagacaaagcagcataaaggcagctccttttcgagctttgaatttttccttcatattgcgcatggtgaaaatctggtcagttgttgatttgccaggtctaaagccacacttataAGCTTCAGTCAGTTTGCTTacggtgggcttcagtctttcacataCTACGCTCGATGCAACATTATTTGTAAAGTTGAGGAGGCTTACCCCGCGATATTTGAAGCAGATTAGGGGGTCACCCTTTTTGTGGTAGAACATCCTAAAATACCTCTACGAACTTACTTTACATacctatttaaaaacataagttGAGCCATGTGGCCAAGGGAATTcaatacaacattttttcaaaaagtcgaCGATTTTCTAAAGCAAATGTTTAACTTATCTTTTGATTACGGTTTTGCAGGCAGTTTCAGGCGATGATCTTGAGcgcaacaaaagaaaattaccCGATGCGACTCTCGAAGCCAAGAATGCAGTGCTGGGATTTGTCTTTGGTGTaagcattattttgaaattattgcgacaaatatttgcttattttaactaataaataaacaacaatttttattgcacAGAAAATCGACAACTTCCTCGACACCAAAACGCGTGTCATCGAGCAGCTGGATCGCGCCAACATCGAGAAGAACAAGCAGTGGGACATTAAGCAACCCGTGCCCATTAAGGACTTCCAAACGCTCGTTACCGCCGTAGTTTCACCCAAAATACGCTCACTTGGCAATATTGCCAACGATTTGACCACTGGCGTGCTGACTACAATCACCGCTTTCAGCGGTTCTTCAGCGGGCAATGGCAATGCCAATGCTGGTTTGGGTAATATCGTGTCGAAGTTCCTCGGCTTCTCTGGTCCTATTCTGCAAGGCTCTGCAGCTGGACCTGCTGGAGGCGGTACCACAGCCGCGCCGGATTCGGACGAGGCTGGCTATTAAGGCTGCTGCAAGTGGCTGCTGTGATGTTAACtaaaatacgtatatatatttagcAACATATGccaatatgtacttatatatatatgtcaatACATTTACAAATTCTTCTCTGGCTATACACTTCAATACAGAATTATTGTTACGCGCTGCTTACGAAATATCGATCCACACACACATTTGAGAATGCACTTTCATTgagagacacacacacacatacaattaaACACATGTACAAAGGCGAAGCACgcacacatactcatacatacttgcatactGCGCATGTAATACGttaaatttcaactttattCTATTTAACGCAGAATGCTACAAAGCAAACCATATAAACTTCGAAAGTAATGTCTTCCTATTATCCttgaatatacttatgtaaataatgTATAGTTCTTGTTATACTCTCTTTAAACTCTTCTGCGTATATTGGTAGTTTTATTATGTAGGCAACCATActcgttttgatattttaaaatttccaacaattcgaaaaaatattttttataaagtttttgcgttttttttttgtatttttagtttaatttaagtattttttacgTTCCCATTACACACGATTGTAAACCATATCattaataactgtaaataattGTACAGGATTTAAATAAATCATTCGATATATATTTGGTTTCTGAAGcgcgtgtttttgttgttattatttttttttaatgttttagttATGAAAGCCACCACTTTCCATGGCAAATTTACTAAATAGTAAAGACCTATCGACAGAAGTTTCAACATCCATGCTTGTAGATTAAGTCTGCCTTTAATTGAAAGTTGTATATCGCCACGAAACACGCAAAGTCAATATTTTCACAGGTTTATGTGGGAAGGACGAACGAACGATCGAAAACATACGAACGAAGGACAAAATAACAAATCCAAAAActtgaatatttgaatttttcatataattcttgaaattttgtgtcaAAGGTGGATATACAAAAGTTGTAAATGCTTTCCTTTctttttatataacaaattgTGAATATTTAGCTATAGAACTCgtagttttgccggaaatcCTCATATACCATTTTAGCtcttaaaaatttaaccattcCTCTCCCCTTCCTTTTTCCGACCTCGGATagcccgtaaattatttttcctttcatttttgttattttatcattCGTTTTCAATGGATTTCATCttactatgattttttcgctTTCGAAAATTATCTACTCTGGTCTATAAAggactgacctagtaccatcaccctgacttggaatttctcaccccccagattagctgttgtactgtgtaacgCAAtgctaaaatcataaaattttacacctgtttaaaaaacttatttttggattacatacaaaaatgagtttacgtAATTTCAATTctcaacgctatgttttcggttCGTTATAACTAATAATTTTATGTGACTATATGAAAACCCTAATTACATTTTCCTCTCTCTAATATTCTTTGTAGACCTTActttaaatgttgaaattaactaattagtccaagtttttcataaataaatatattcatgaTGAATACAAAATGCTTTTTTTAGATATCTTCATaactcttcctttgagagtggaaaccgttttgtaaaacaccattctgaggaaaacgcgtttaaagatctCCAATCTGTGGTGCGTTCCCCACTCTAGAttgtatactatccgataatgaaacaaaaaaaatcgattttcgaaaatttcatactCAGACGATCCCTTAAGGTCTGCGAATaatctaaattttataaaatgtgacattttgatttaattatacgTCAATATGGTActcataaaaaattggaaaGGATTTTATTGTCCAAATATAAGCATTTATCATTTTGAAACTGCAGTCTCCtcatcatttttttcatataaaacgttgaaattatttttttccattttcaatgTCTCAATCAAACttaagggttacatgggtttcctcgagtaaaaaaagcaattttttaataattttttctcatataaatagtgaaatatttaattagaatttttattgttttataaatatactattaacaaaaaaattctgaaattaaaaaacatatatatatttttaactcggccattgcgacgccattttcggTGACCCTCCAAAAAAAGTTGCGCctgcgttggcaggataactccttgcaggatcatctaaagtggaAAACATACGTGTTtgagttaaaaccttaacttagaactcgAACGAAGAGAAAAAAACTGAACTGTTGTAATCGAGAAAAAATCATTCGCTCAAGTCTTTAAGGATTGTATTTCAAAGACctctgtaaaattttatgaagatcggttgagtagctctcgagaaatcttgccaacaaaCTTCACAggttcgagaaaaacgcgattaaagaCGGTGCACTTAGCCTATCTAGCGTAGACGCATAATTTCTCAAgctgtatcttcgaaactattGCTCGAAACAACGTGGACATCTTCGAAACTATTGCTCGTTGTcgaatttaggacaatattctatagatgttgtagaatttaataagacaataaagaGATTCAATTTTGAAAACCCGTAAACCATGTACCGCTTTAAGCTACGGCTCCGCTACTTATTATGGTAAGCaatgtgaaaatatatttcggCTTTCGAATATCgtatgttaatatttttctctcttttcttataaaattgattgaaaaatatttaatatgtgactaaatgttttttttaaaaaggaaccAAGTCTGCCAGAATTCTCTAGATTTTTGTATTTAACCAACATTTTTCAATGTCAAGAAGTGCTTACTTCACCATCTATTTAAAGAAAACCTTATAAtgattacaatatatttttaaaaaatcgaacaaaTTGTATGAACATTTTTGGTAATCATTTTGAAAAGTCACCTGGTTGGTCGAAGTGTGTACAAATTTCGGTAGTCCAGTTAAACTAAATCAACTGTCAATTTGTGTTTTCTGAAAGTATTTCTCAGACGTAGTGGTCTTAAATTTggtaacattttgaaaaatattgcctCTCAAGTTGGATATTTGTGTAACTCGGCTACCTATATTATACTTAGCTAATGTGAGTTTTTCATGTTTTATAATGATACACttattataaaacaattacAGCATATCGCAATCCGTTtttgttatgtatatatttgttatttggaTTTACCTAATTTTATTACATTCTTACCATCTTTTGGTTGTAAGCATTTacattatttcgtttttatattttcagttaaCCTCGCTGAAGACTAGCCGTCTAATACGCCCATCCCGAGCTACAGCTAACACTAACAACAAGTATGACGATGTACCGGAATTCGATAGAAAGCAAGTGTCTTTGGACTTTCCCGAAGAACTTTTCAACAAGTCATTTGCAACTTTAACAAACATCTCCAAATCGTTCTCAAGGCTTATTATGGTAAGTCTATATACGAAATTGAAAGCTTGTTCAAGTAaaactacatacacatattaagTCCGATTGTTAGATAAGCGTAgcattatataaaagtttaacTCAGTATTAGACTGGTGTAATAGCATACAAAAATAAGCTTTTCAACATAAAGCTTTATAAAGCTCAAGCTTATTGTGCAGTTGCAACGGAAAGCTAAAATAACTGTTAATAAGATAAGCTTTGAAGCTGTTAAAAgccttttaaaagctttttaacaGCTGAATTGCTCACATTAAGTTAACAGAAATTTTATCTCGGTGTTTTTGCTAAATACaacataaagaaatttaaacggTATATTGAATTGTACCTGATAGTTTATCTTCTCGCTTAAATACGTATGCTGTAAGTCACTTTCAtttcattcaattaattttcttcatttcagAATTCTGCTCGTCGTTACTCACGCTTTGTTTTATTCTTCAAACCCGTGTTTGGAGACGCATTGGTCGTCAAGGGATGGGAAGAtcctactacaacaacaactacacccAAACCAAGAACTACCACAACTACAGCAAATCCACTTGACTCGCTGAATGAAGTATAAGATTTCGACgttttaaataagtttaagcGAATTTATTGTTTAGCGGCACGaatttgattttaaagttataaaaattttatggcattttaattttagaaaatatttatgattacCCGCATATTAGTTATGTTTCAAGATTAGgcaaaatggaataaaatggGTGTTTGGCGATTGGTTTACACATTTATCggttgtatttattatataagaaataattaaaattgatatttgaGACATTATGCTATTACTAAAGGTagtcgaaaattttttgtttcaagatTCAGTATTCCAATGATCGTTTGGAGAACTCTATAGTATAATAGTGCCGCATGTTACCATATATTTGGGAGTAACAACTACACTAATTCAGCATTTATGGAAGCTAAAGTAAAAGGGAGCACGAATGTCTCGATTGTTAATTAGTATTGatactaagttttttgaaatagtttattaaatttttttacattaacatacttcttcttcttaattagcgtagacaccgcttacgcgattatagccgagttaacaacagcgcgcctgtcgtttcttcttttcgctacgtggcaccaattggatattccaagcgaagccaggtccttctccacttggtccttccaacggagtggaggtcttcctcttcctctgcttcccccggcgggtactgcgtcgaatactttcagagctggagtgttttcgtccatccggacaacatgacctagccagcgtcgCCGATGTCTTATATATGACTTATATATATGTCTTATagatgacttatagagtttggtttttgttcgtcgagagaggactttacttttcaaatgcctactcagtccgaagtagcacctgttgccaagagcaatcctgcgttggatttccaggctgacattgttggtggtgttaatactggttcctaaatagacgaaattatctacaacttcaaagttatgactgtcaacagtgacgtgagagccaagtcgcgagtgcgacgactgtttgtttgatgacaggagatatttcgttttgccctcgttcactgccagacccattttctgtgcttctttgtccagcctggagaaagcagaactaacggcgcgggtgttgaggccgatgatatcaatatcgtcggcatacgccagcagctgtacactcttatagaagatggtaccttctctatttagttcttcagctcgaactattttctccagaagcagttTAATAAGTttcacgatagggagtcgccttgtctgaaacctcgtttggtatcgaacggcttggagtggtcctttccgatcctgacggagcttttggtgttgttcaacgtcagtttacacagccgtattagttttgcgggataccaaattcagacatcgcggcataaaggcagctccttttcgtgctgtggaaagcagctttgaaatcgacgaagaggtggtgtgtgtcgattcttatttcacgggtcttttccaagatttggcgcatggtgaatatctggtcggttgttgatttgccaggtctaaagccacactgataaggtccaatcagtttgttgacggtgggcgctcgatagaaccgtatgtgcgatgttgaggaggctaatcccacggtagttggcgcagattgtggggtttccctTCTTACGGAtttggcagagcacacttaaattcctatcgttggcatgctttcgtccgaccatattttgcagagaagctgatgcatgctccttatcagttcttcgctaccgtgtttgaatagctcggccggcaatccatcggcccctgccgctttgttgttcttcaggcgggcaattgctattcgaacttcttcatggtcggacaatggaacgtctgctccatcgtcattgattggggaatcgggttctccttctcctggtgttgtacgttcactgccattcagcaggctggagaagtgttccctccataatttaagtatgctctgggcattggtgactagatcacctttggaggttctacaagagtatgttaAACCGAGTTGTtcacgagtgctctcagagagcaggagtgcaagccgagtagcaaatcgttcggctgtctgttgtgattgcagcttctcgacgtcgaaccttccttgtgtttgttgacgtgcgttgcctgcaacaagatagtgatccgagtcgatgttaggacctcggagcgtacgcacgtctaaaacactggagacgtgtgtTCCGTCTTTCACAACATGATCGTTCTAGTTGgtagcttttcgatccggagactgccaggtagcttgatgtatcttcttgtgctggaatttagtactacagataagtcaatcagcctcaacgcATTTGCggatgtttcgtcgtgaaggctgaatttaccgaccgtagtgccaaatataccttctttgcccaccctggctttaaagtcgccaagcacgattttgacatcgtggcgggggcagctctcataagtgcgctccaagcgctcatagaaggcatctttggtcacctcgtccttctctccgtcggggcgtgggcacaaaacagcgatatgttgaagaacatcgctttgatgcggattgtggctagacgttcgttcaccggagtgaatgatagtactcggcgacggagtctctctcccaccacgaatccaacatccaaacttgcgctcctttatatggccgctgttgtaaatgtcacaaggacctagtcgtctctgtccttgtcccgtccatcgcatttcttggacggtggtgatgtcagcctttattttcgcgagaacatcaaccagctgggcagcggcaccttcccaattaagggtccggacattccaggtgcatgccctgatatcatagtcctttttttgtttgctatggtcgtcatcaaaaggggcgtttctcttccgaggcttgttgttctcTTTCATtgtgggtgtttttttacgtggcgggtcccaaacccatcgcacaaccctatgtagggggtTCGTTGTAAAGTTTTTAAACGAAAgttgtattttcttgtgctgtaCACGTTTCGTGTCGAAAAAAGGGACTTAAAAAATGCGTTACCTGGCTGCATACTTGTTGGCTGTTCTTGGCGGTTCCGAGAACCCCAAAAATGCCGATAGCGAGAAAAACCTCAGCTCGGTCGGTATTGAAGTTGACTCCGAACGCCTCACCAAGGTTGTCAAGGAATTGAACGGCAAGTCCGTTGAAGAATTGATTGCCCACGGTCGCGAGAAACTTTCGTCCATGCCTGGGAAAGAGGAGAAGAAGGAAGAATCTGAGTCCGAGACGACGATATGGGCTTCAGTCTCTTCGAATAAGCTATTAATTCTTTTTAACGGGGTCCACTGGAAATCGCTAGTACAACAAAAAACGTGCAAAAACTTCTGGGTTACTGCTCAAGCTTCGGTCAACAACGTCAGCATGGGAGGGTTTAAAATGAATGTAGATTTCCTTGTAGAAAGCACAATTGTGTTTTTTGTAAGGATAATTACAAACTGACAACCTATACAACCTagttgaattttatttctatgaaataaaagaaaagagaTGATGGAAcctctaataaaatatatatgtaatattttttcaatgaaactaactaaaacttttatttattgaagttCATTGGTATCGGAGATTGTTCGCTGCCTTAGACAATactctatgccaaatttggtgaacataattcatgaaaaagttttcctatAAAAGCGCTTGAttccgatggttcagtttgtatggcttcTATATGCCATAGGTGttcgatatcggtggttccgataaatgagcagtttcGTGAGAAGAAAAGGTCGTCTTTAAAATCACAggtaaatatctcaaaaactaatggactggttcgcgtatatacagacatacagacgGATATGACCAAATCGACGTTACAAACGTTGGGCAAAAGAGCAGAAAAAAGGCAGTGTATTTGGGTTCGATTTACTGTTGGAACATATACTCGAACCCCTTGTTGTTTTTCGTAATTTGATTTATGAATGCTAAGTTTGTCACTCCATTGGCGCTTTTGCAACTTCAAACCTCCTAAATCCACCTTCACCATGTTTTAaagtaatattcaaatttttaacatCTAAAACGGTTATCGGTTTTCTTCACATAAGATGCTTACCCGGTAAACCGAAATCCATAACTTACTTTCGTCCGTAAACAGGATCTTCTTCCAGAATTCAAAGGGCTTATTTGTACGCTGTTTTGTAAAGGTAAGTCGTTTCTgtcaattaattaatgaaattaaccGGTTTCCTCCTACTGCGGAAGTG contains:
- the LOC126758801 gene encoding uncharacterized protein LOC126758801 isoform X1 gives rise to the protein MQSLRCSLGIFLVFIICQSCLAVPALRVKRQRDDLLSLEAESADAINSDLNPINAEAVSGDDLERNKRKLPDATLEAKNAVLGFVFGKIDNFLDTKTRVIEQLDRANIEKNKQWDIKQPVPIKDFQTLVTAVVSPKIRSLGNIANDLTTGVLTTITAFSGSSAGNGNANAGLGNIVSKFLGFSGPILQGSAAGPAGGGTTAAPDSDEAGY
- the LOC126758801 gene encoding uncharacterized protein LOC126758801 isoform X2: MQSLRCSLGIFLVFIICQSCLAVPALRVKRQRDDLLSLEAESADAINSDLNPINAELTSLKTSRLIRPSRATANTNNKYDDVPEFDRKQVSLDFPEELFNKSFATLTNISKSFSRLIMNSARRYSRFVLFFKPVFGDALVVKGWEDPTTTTTTPKPRTTTTTANPLDSLNEV